gttagacccctgcattttcacaCTGTAATTGAAGAAGTtttggaagaagagaagaagaagaagaaccggcAGTTATGAAATTAAAGGGGAATACCAAAGATAAAatcatttatgttttttttttagtttttattaagGTAAAGGGATGTATCGATATTTCGTCATAAAAAATACCCCTTAATCAAAATCCTACCACATATAACCGTTAGTATTCCTAATTTGTAGAGCTATTTCCAAATGTGGGTTCTTTGTTTTATCTGCAGAGATAAAAACTGAAAAGAAAAAGTTTAAAATGACTAGTAATTgtgattcatcatcatccatAACCATTCCCTTCATCTTTAATATCTGAAATGATTCAGACTTAAAAGTTCATGTTTTACACTGTTGTAGATCATTTCTTCGGACCCCAGCGGAACTGTAGTTGTAGATTGTTGCTTCTTTTCTTTTCAGAGCAGAGAATATAATAAATATAAGTTCAGGTGCACTAATATCACACACATATAATTGGCACTCAGACAAACCACTAAGTTATAAAGCTATATGAACATTTTCATGGTCAACTACATAAATACTCTTGGCGGTCCCGATTTGTTATCAAGGGACAAATTAGAATCGTCAGTGATCTTCTGGGTTTTGAATCTATGATACTGAACTATTTCTAGCACCTTCCCGGTCCAACAGTACAAAAGCTAGAAACTGACATTTTCTTCGCTTttatttatcttcttttttttttttgatcgtcaAATATATTTTGTTAGCTTTATGAATCATATTTATATAGTCAATTACCAAATGACTAAATGGAGCTTACTTTTGAATTTTGATACAAATGGAGAGAGACATCTAGATATATAGCTAGGTACCGGTGGGGGACATAAAGGAAAAAGCTTAAGCTAGTGCATGGACTTCAGTGTCTCTTTGCAAGATAGCTATCCTCCTCGTTTGAACTCATCAACTTAAAGAAAAATTAAAGGTTCTCAATCCGTATAACGTGACTTCACTATCAACTTAcacaatcaatatatatatatatatatatatgcctcAGTCAAAAAGATGATGTATATATATGATCATCATTTTGCTGCATATGAATCATATATAAAACCACCATTGAGACAATATCAGAATAAAGATCAATTGATACACGAAAGATACTAAGATCCATGCTTTCATTTCTTGTTCTAAGTAGCTAGTAGTAGGAGCCAGGGAATAATGGAGTACAAAGAACAACTTAGCTTTAATTCTTCTTTCCCAAAACAAAGAAAGTAAGATCAAAGCCAACGCAAAGAGAGCTAACTAGACGTTCGTACAGAACTGGAGACAGAAAGAGAGAGATAAGAATATAGAGAAAAATAtagcatgaacaaatatattcaaCAACCCCCCTTCATCGGCTTTCCGGATGCAAAGGGAAGAGCTCTAGTGTTttgtctccttcttcttcctcggaATACGAAGAAGTTGACGATGGCGACCTATTTAACATGTTAATACCCTCCTGGAATCCCGTCTCACCGGCACCCCAACTTCGATATTTCCTCTTGTAGTAGTAGTTATTATCTTCCTCTGATCTTTCTACTCCTCCCTGCAATGCGTATATAATTAATACTCGTACTAGTTATCACTTTATAATCATTTCTACTATAATGTGCTTGCGAATGGACGGTTTCTCACACTTACATTGATATCCATATTTATGCTATTCACTGGTGGTGCTGGAGTCCTAGGAGGAGGAGTAAGACCGAGACTGCTTCGCTTCTGCTTCTGTCGTTCGCGAGCTTTATGGTTTTGAAACCAGTAGAACACATTCTTACCTTCGATCTTTCCATACTTACTGAGTTGATCAGTTATCTGTTCGATTTGTTGCGCATTAGGAGTACGCATTCCACCCTTATACAGCATTTCTAGTATGCCTATTTGTTCTTGTGTAGGGTTCCATCGTGTTCCCCCAGCTTGAGCTTCCACCTAATGATAATTAACATCAATCATAACAATTAAGTGAGAACTTAAGACCATATTGAACAACAGGTTAACTAACAACAAAAAAAgtagttgaaccaacatgaaaTTATTACCTGAATGGAATGTCTCTTTTCTTGATCAATAGAAGAAGGTGATCTTCTAGGACCACTATCGGCTCGAATGAAGCTCTTGATATCAAGAGATGAAGTAGTATTACTAGTAATGACACTACTACTGTCATGACTACCACTAGTAGGACTTGTAATGAGTTTGGGTGCAAGAGGGCGAAGTCGTTTGCAACCTAAAGTGAGAGATGGTTCATGCTCCCAAAACCCACGTGTGAGTTGATGCACCTtcatgctgttgttgttgttctagTTTGCAACTTCTCTGCTTCCTAAATAGGGGATGGATGATGAGGAAATTTTTTGATAGAGATTGCTGTGGTTATATAGAGACTTGAGAGACAGAGAGAGGAGGAGATGGTGAGTGAGGGCGAGAGGGTAAACTAATATTGGGGTGGGAACTGAGGTGGAGCTTTattttgaagaaagaaaaagagaaagaccAAATGATGAGGCGAGGTTGACTTAAGAGTTTAAGAGATGATGAATGGATGATATTGATGAATAAATTAATTGATAATAACAATTTATAAATCCAGAAAGTATTAAAAAAGGTAGAAAATTTCTGCAAAAGTAAAAAGTCAGAGGATTTGAGTTTGAGAGTGGATTTGGATTTTTGGTTGATGAATTTGGTGGTAATTTAGTGGAAAATTTGAAAATCATCCTTTTCTTTGTTGGGGCCGGTAATAGGCTTGCCATTTAGTGGATGGGTTCATGGCCGTAGCAAAGTTTTTAGGGGTCTAGTCAAGCTTACTGATATAGGGGCTTATGtatgcaagataaaaaaaattcttgcaATTTGAAATAAA
This is a stretch of genomic DNA from Papaver somniferum cultivar HN1 chromosome 1, ASM357369v1, whole genome shotgun sequence. It encodes these proteins:
- the LOC113330746 gene encoding WUSCHEL-related homeobox 4-like; translation: MKVHQLTRGFWEHEPSLTLGCKRLRPLAPKLITSPTSGSHDSSSVITSNTTSSLDIKSFIRADSGPRRSPSSIDQEKRHSIQVEAQAGGTRWNPTQEQIGILEMLYKGGMRTPNAQQIEQITDQLSKYGKIEGKNVFYWFQNHKARERQKQKRSSLGLTPPPRTPAPPVNSINMDINGGVERSEEDNNYYYKRKYRSWGAGETGFQEGINMLNRSPSSTSSYSEEEEGDKTLELFPLHPESR